In Chitinophaga oryzae, the sequence CCGGCTGTTGTGAGATGGCAAATACCGCAGGAATGGAATCCAGGGCGAAAATAATATCGGTCACGGCGAGCATCATGACTACTACAGATAACGTCGTCAGGTACACCTTATTATTTTTGCGGACCACAAATTTTCCATGTGCCTCTTCATGCGTCACCCGCAGGTATTTGTTCATAAACCGGTAAGCCATATTTTCTTCCGGCTTGAACTCATCGTCCGCTTTCGCGGTAAACATTTTATAACCGGTGTACAACAGGAATGCGCCGAAAAGGTACAATATCCAGTGAAACCGGGCAATCAGCACCACGCCCACACTGATGAAAATAGCCCGGAAGACCAGCGCCATCAGGATACCTATCAATAATACACGCGAGTAGTGCTCTTCCTTTACTTTAAAGAAACTGAAAATGAGAATAAACACAAAAATATTGTCCATCGACAGTGATTTCTCCATGAGATAAGCACTCATGAAGCTGATGGCGATTTCCGCTCCATCTTCAAACCACATAAATCCAAAGAACAGTATGGCCAGGCCCACCCAGAAAATACTCTGCCACAGCGCAGTCTTTAACGTTGTTTTGGTGTTTTTTTTACTGAATAAGCCTAAATCAAAAACTAAAGCCAGGACTATCACAATACTAAAAATGAGATATGTCCACTGGATAGGTGTCATGAAACGCACGCTTTTTGTGAACGGCAAAGATAGGTATTTCTACACGCAAAGGCACATAAGCGCGCAAAGAGCGCGAAGATATACATGGAAAAGCGCCATGCCACCCGAAACTAAAAATGCATATAAAAAAATTAAAAACGGATGACGCTGGTCATCTGCTATATGCATGGGTTATTACTCTAATATTAAGACAGATGTTTTTTTGTCATTCTTCTCCGCTTCTTAGCGCCCTTTGCTCCCTTTCTCCCTTTGCGTGCCTACTCTGCAAACTTACGCTGGCGCACAAACTGGAATACCATCGCAAAAAGCAGCACCAGCCCTATCGGCACCAGGAAGCAGATCACCTGCCATTTTGTTTTTTCCTTTTTAACTTTTTCTGCGTCCAGCAAACGGAGGGTCAACTCCTTGTTCCGGCTTTCCATGATGCCGCTATTGCCGCTCAGGTACTCGAGACAGTTGAGGAAAAACTCTTTATTGGCAAAGGCAAAGCCCGGATTAAATTCGTTGATGCCCATCTGCAGGGGCCCGTCTTTACGGGATACGGCGTTAGCGATAAGATCGCCGTCACTGACGATGATCATCGTATTGACAGTATCAGCTGTTTCCCGGAAAGGCCTGCCGCTTGCCTGCTGAATAGCGGCCATGGTGGCCTGGTCCAGCCGGTTGCGGAACAGCGAGGTGAAATGCCCTTCCAGCAATACGGCCGCAGGTATATTGCGCTCACGGTACTCGCGGACATTGGGTTTTGTTTTTACAATATCCCAGCTCACCTGCGCCGGGATGCGTACGCGGCGGCTGCTGCGGGAGGTGGTGAGCAGAATGGTTTTTTTCACGCCTTCCGCTTTTACGGTATCAAGAGAGCTGACAAAGCGGCTCAGCACCATATCCATATTTTTTACAATATGATGTGCGCCCGTTGGCGTCAGCATGGGAAAATACGGGAACGGCACCGGCTGGATCTGCGGCCGGTTGCCCACATTGCCTACTACCAGCGGCACAATATCACATTGCAGGTCCTGTACCAGGTCCTGGTTGATGCGCACGCCATAGCGGAATAACAGGTCTTCCAGGTTCAACCCCCTGTCGAAAGCGAGGAATTCGGACCGTTGATGCAGGCTGTCCATCGATGCGTTGGTTTCATCGAGAAACCAGAACACTTTTCCGCCATTCATCACATACTGATCGATCTTTAATTTGTCCTGATCGCTGAAAGCCGCTGCTGGCTTGGCAAACAGGATGATGTCAAAGTCATGCGGAATCAGCGGAACGGATTGCAGCGTGAGCGTGTCCAGACCGTAGCCGGCCTGGAGCGTTGTGAGGGCGTCGTACACTTCTGCGCCCAGCGATTCGCCATGGCCCAGCATATACCCTACCAGCGGCTTTTTCTCCTCCTGCAATTTGCTGATGGCGTTGGCGAACTGGTACTCCAGCAGGGCTTCGGAGTTGTTCATGGTTTGCATGGGGTCTTGCCCGCCCTGGTTTTTCAACAGGTTGACGCCGATGGTTTTTCCCTTGTAATGCACCAGTGCGCCGGGAAAGATGAGTTTTTCAGCGTAACTGTCATTGGCGTCTTCCTGCACTTTCATGTTAAACGGCATGATGCCCTGCGCGGTCAGCTCACCAAAGAACTTCATGCGGGCGGAGTCTGAAAGGCCCTGGCCGGGGTTGATGAAAGTAAAGCGGATGTTCTGTTTGCCATATTCGCGGAATTCCTCCAGCAGCTCCTGCGTGGACTGGGCCAGCTGTTTGAAGGAGGCCGGATAATCCCCTTTGAGGAACACTTCTATATCTACCGGGCTGTTGAGCTGCCGCAGCATCTGTTTGGTGCTGCCGGTGAGCGTATATCTTTTCTCCGCAGTCAGGTCCCATCTGCCATGGAAGTAGGCCGCGGCAATGTTCACGCCAATCAGTACGAGGATAATAACGAGCGCCTGTTGTATATATTTTTTTCGTTTAGCCATACTGTTTATATTAACCGTTCTGCCAGAGTTTTCTTTGTAGGGATAATTTGGTGAGATACAGCATCAGGCCGATAACGCTGATGAAGTAGATGATATCGCGGCTGTCGATCACCCCGCGGCTGACAGACGTGTAATGGAACCGGATACCGGCCATCTGCAGATAATAGTCGGCCCCGCCGCTGAAAGCAGGGATTTTACTGAGCGCGTCGAAGCCATTGTAAAAAATATAGCAGGTGAAAACGGCGATCAGGAAGGCGATCATGGCGTTGGCGGTCAGCGAAGACGCCCACAGGCCGATAGCAGTGAAAACGGCGCCCAGCAGGAACAGGCCGGTATAAGCGCCCAGCATGCCGCCGTTGTCGAGCTGCTGTGGGTTTACGCTCAACTGCCGTACGGCGATATAATATACTACGGTTGGTATCAGGGAGATGCCTACAATAAGCAGGCTGCCCCAGAATTTACCCATCACGATCTGCCACCAGCTGAGTGGCTTGGTGCTCAACAGTTCCATGGTGCCGGTTTTAAATTCGTCGGCAAAGCAGCGCATAGTGATAGCGGGTATCAGTAACAGATAGATCAGCGGAGCGAGGTCGAACAGCGGGTCCAGGTTGGCGTAACCGGTGTCGAGCAGGCTGGTATCGGGGAAGACGAAGAGGAACAGGCCGTTTGCCAGTAAAAACAGTACGATGGCCACATAGCCGGTGACGCTGCTGAAAAACTGGTTGATCTCTTTCTTAAAGATGGCAAGCATGGACAGTTTTGTAAGGATTAGGATACATAAAAATACAAATATATAAGATTATGGTTGCCGGCAGGAAAATCATGGATGAGCCCAGGAAGCGCTATCGGCGAGGTGTCCTTCCCGGTACATTTCCCAGAGAGGGCTTTCTGCCCGTAATTGTTCAACGGTACCGGTAACGGTGCGGATAGCGTAATCGATCTGTTCATCCGTGGTGAACCGGCCCAGGGCGAAGCGCAGGGAGGCATGAGCGAGGTCGTCGCCGATACCGAGGGCTTTCAGCACATAGCTGGGCTCCATGGAGGCCGCCGTGCAGGCGGAGCCGGAAGAGAGTGCAATTGTTTTATTAAATCCCATCAGTAAGGTGGTGCCTTCTATATATTTAAAGGAAATATTCATCACATGCGGCAGACGGTGTTCTACGGAACCATTCACATAAGCATGTTCTATTTGTAATAACGCTTCCTGGAGGCGGTTTCGCATGAGCGACAATCTTTTTGCGTCGGCGGCCATTTCCTGTTGGGCGATCTCACAGGCTTTGCCCAGTCCTACGATGCCGGGCACGTTGAGGGTACCGGAGCGCATGCCTCTTTCATGGCCGCCGCCGTCCATCTGCGCAGTAAGTTTTACCCGGGGATCGCGGCGCCTTACGTAAAGGGCGCCCACGCCTTTGGGCCCGTACATCTTGTGGGCGCTGAGCGTCAGCAGGTCGATATGGTCGCTGAGCACATTGACCGGTATTTTTCCCACGGCCTGGGAAGCGTCGCAGAGGTAGATGACGCCGTGCTTTTTGGCGATGGCGCCTATGGTCTGCACCGGATGGATCACACCGGTTTCATTGTTGGCATACATAAAAGCCAGGAGAATCGTCTGCGGGGTGATAGCAGCTTCCAGTGCGGCCGTGTCGGGAAGCCCGTCACTGTTGACCGGCAGGTAAGTCACCACGGCGCCTTTCTTCTCCAGGTGTTTGCAGGTGTCCAGCACCGCCTTGTGTTCGGTCTGACAGGTGATAATATGGTTGCCTTTGGCCGTATAGGTCTCAAAAACGCCTTTGATGGCGAGGTTGACGGCCTCCGTGGCGCCGGAGGTAAATACGATCTCCTGCGGTTGCGCCCCTATCAGCCGGGCTACCTGTTCGCGGGCCTGGTCTGCCGCCGCTTCCGCCGCCCAGCCAAAAGCGTGGCTGCGGCTGGCCGCGTTGCCAAACATGACGCTGAAATACGGCAACATGGTCTCCAGCACCCGCGGGTCGCAGGGCGTGGTAGCGTTATTGTCCAGGTAAACAGGCAGGTCTAACATATTCTCTTTATTTTTTATATCATCTCGCAAACAATCCAAATCTACGACATAAGTTCTATTTTTACCGGGTTAGGCAAGACGCCATTCATCATACCGACAAAAGAATTTTCATGCTGAAAGTAGAACATATCGGGATCGCAGTAGCATCCCTGGACGTGTCTGTTCCGTTATTCGAGAAACTATTGAATACGCCCTGTTATAAAAAGGAAGAGGTTAGCAGCGAACAGGTGCTGACGGCTTTTTTTCAACAGGGGGAAACCAAGATAGAATTACTGGAGGCGACGGGGCCGGACAGTGCCATAGCTAAATTTTTGGCTAAAAAGGGAGAAGGCATGCATCACATTGCGTTTGAGGTGGCGGATATCTATGCGGAGATGGCCAGATTACAGCAGGAAGGGTTTGTGTTATTACAGGAAACACCCAAAAAAGGGGCTGATAACAAGCTGATTTGCTTTCTGCACCCCAAAAATACCAACGGGGTTTTGATCGAAATTTGTCAAGATATCAAATAACGAATTAGTTAGACATAATGAATTTTAATAATTAAAATTATTTAAATTTTTTTTCCATTTTAGCAATCCAAAGAGATCCTGTGATACGTAGATAAATAGAGTGACCCCGAAAGGGAACCCAAAAACCAAAATCAGAGAGAATAATTGCCCAAAAATTTTTCAGTTTTTTTGAACAAATATATTTTCTGATATGTTATCTCAATAAAAGACAATCAAAAACAAAAATTAAAAAGACAGATCCTTATAAACTCAAGATATTATAAAGCTTGATTTTTATAGTTAATATAAAGTCTAAGCTTTCACGATTACTCTAAAGTTGGCATAGGTTATGAACACCTGCGGGTTTTTTAGCTTGCAGGTCTTTTTTTTTAGCTAACTCCACACTTCTTCCATTTCGTTTCTTTGGATATTTTAAAAGAAACAAAAAATCAAAAGGGCGGATAGTTTATAGGATATCTTAGATGGCAATGAAAGCAGCTGATAAGATCAGTTCGCATTAACTACATGTATCATCACTGCATTACTGGTTTTCTATCGTTGTTGCAGGTACACGATGCATTTAAAATTCAGTGTACCCATGGTCCGCATATATGCGTTTACGGTATTAAACGCATTTGTTTTCAAATTATTGTAACGTAATTGTGATGGACATGATTATTGCTGATCAGGCGAGCACTTTTTCCATGCCGGTGCTGCGGGAACCTTTAATCAGTATGTGCGTGTCCTGGAACTGTTGCTGCTGCAGCCATTTGGCAGCCTCCGCGGAATTGTCGAGGTAAATATACGGATGATTCACTTTCTTAAAATCACCGCCTACTAATACGACCGCTTCCCAGTGATGGCGTTGTAATTGTTCCACCAGTGCTTCATGTTCTTTAATACTGTCGGTACCCAGCTCCATCATGGCGCCGAGCATCAGTACTTTCTTCGGCGCTTCGATGCCGAGGAAGTTGTCGATGGCGGCTTTCATACTGGATGGGTTGGCGTTGTACGCGTCCATGATGATGGTGTTAGTGCCTTGCTGCATCACCTGCGAGCGGTTGTTGGACGGCGTATAGGCGGCGATGGCGGGACCGATTTTTTCTGCCGGCACTTTAAAGTGGCTGGCTACGGCCACGGCAGCCATCACGTTCGGGAAATTGTAGGCGCCGGTAAGTTTGGTTTGTATAAATCCGATGTTATTGTTGTTGACCTGCACACCCAGCAATGCCTTATCCGCCGCGGGAGTACCGGTGTAATCGGCCTCTTTGCTGCCATAGGTCACCATGTGCGGAATGCCTTTGCTCATTTCGAGGAGATAGGGGTAATCGTTGCACACGAACACCGTACCGTTGTTGTCGCGCAGGTAATCATACAGCTCCCCTTTGGCGATGCGGACGCCTTCCTCGCCGCCGAAGCCTTCGAGGTGGGCTTTACCAATATTGGTGATGATGCCGTGTGTGGGCAGCGCAATTTTGCAGTAACCCGCAATTTCCTTCTGATGGTTGGCGCCCATTTCAATCACAGCTATTTCCACGTCCGGCTTGATGGCCAGGATGGTCAGCGGCACGCCGATATGGTTGTTGAGGTTGCCGACGGTGGCGTATGTTTTGAAGCCGGCCGAGAGGGCGGCGTTTACCAGTTCTTTCGTAGTGGTTTTACCGTTAGTGCCGGTAATGGCCAGGAAAGGAATGTTTAATTGTTTCCGGTGCCACAGGGCCAGCGCCTGTAAAGTCTCCAGCGCATTATCTACCAGTGCCATTTTATCCGGCTGCGTATAATAGGCCGCTTCGTCCACAACGGCGAAGGCAGCGCCCATCTCCAGCGCTTTAGCGGCAAATTCGTTGCCATTGAAATTACCCCCTTTCAGGGCAAAGAAAATATCATTCGGTTGCAACTTGCGGGTGTCTGTCTGGATGCTAAAATGCTGCAGATAGATATGATAGATTTGTTCTATGGTCACGGGTAGCATATTTTCTGCAAAATAACAACTAAATCCAAATAGTATAACCCTGGCAACCCATTCACTGCATCTTTCGTATCAGATACAGGTTAATAAGCTATTATGAAAAAGAAAACCCATCTTTTGTTAGCGGGATGTATCCTGCTGGCAGCCTGTAAAAATGAACAGGCGCCGGCACCGGTGATCCCGAACGAGGGCCTTGACTGTAAAGTAGCCCGTATTGTCACCAGTTATGCCGATCAGGCCATCCAGGCCAACTGTACCTCCCGCGGATGCCATACCGGCAATATCCCGAGAGGCCGCGCTGACTTCTCTTCCCCGGATAAGCTGAAGGCCTACATTACAGCTTCCCGGGCAGTTTTTGTGCAACGGGTTACCAGTGCGCAGGCAGATATGCCGCCATCACGGTTCCCCGCTTTGTCGAAAGGAATGAAGGACTCCATCGCCTGTTGGATAGAACATGGTATGCCTGATCAGTAAATCCAAATCTTTTTTGCTCATGAAAAACCTGTTCCTTCTTTTCTCCATGGTGATCATCACCGGTGCGGTATCAGCGCAGGATGTATTCTCCTGTAGGAATACCCGGTTCTCTTTCTTTTCCTCAGCGCCGCTGGAAGATATAGAGGCTAAAACCGACAAAGGCGTGTCTGCCATCAACGTAAAAACCGGCGCTATTTATTTTAAGGTCCCCATCGCCTCTTTCCAGTTCAGGAAAAAGCTGATGCAGGACCATTTCAACCAAAATTATCTGGAGAGCGACAAGTATCCGTTTGCCGAATTCAAAGGAAAAGTGCTGGAGAACGCAGACCTCAACCGTAACGGCACCTACCAGGTGACCGTGGAAGGTACGCTCAACCTGCACGGGGTGGACAAGCCCTATCGTGAAAAAGGCACCATCACGGTGAAAGACGGTAGCATCACGGCCGGTTCTACTTTCAACATCCGTATTGCAGACCATCGCATCGACGTGCCTACCATGGTGGTAAAAAATATTGCCGAAGTGGTGGCGGTAACTGTCAACGCGGTGTACACCGTGGTAAACCGGTAATCATTGTAAACATTATTTAAAAGTACCCATGAAAATTATTGCTTTTCTGATGCTGTGTACCGGCATCAGCATTTATGCGCAGGCCCAGCAGGACCTGAGCCAGCTGTTTGACTCTACCGGTCCGGCGCACCCGAAAGTACTGTACACTTACAAGGGCACCCGTATCATTATGGGACATTCTACAGACATGTTACGCAAACATGAGCTGGACGTCCGTGTGGACCACCGCTTTGGCGACCTGGGCGGCGAGTTCGGCGGGGCTAAAACATTTTACGGCATCGATAACTCCACTGACATCCGTATCGGGCTGGAGTATGGCATCACCGACCGGCTGATGGCGGGCATCGGGCGTTCCAAAGGCTCCGGGGTGCAGCACCAGTTGCTGGACCTGCTGGTGAAATACAGGCTGGTGGAGCAAACGCAGGATAACTATGTGCCGGTGTCCGTGGCCGTACTGGGCACGGCCGTGATGTCGATGATGAGCTCGGAGGAAGACCCGCACCACGCGGCCTGGTTTGGCGACGCTTCCGACCGGTTGAGCTATGTGGCCCAGGGCATCGTGTCCCGCAAGTTCGGCGACCGGCTGGCCTTCTCCCTGTCGCCCACCTACGTGCACCGTAACCGCGTGGGATATATGGACATGAACAATATGTTTGCCCTTGGCGTGGGCGGCCGGCTGAAGCTGTCCAAAAGGATAGGCATTGTGGCGGAATATTTTTACCCGTTCCGCTCCCAGGCGAGCCGCGATTACTACAAAGCGCAGGGCATCACCTTTTATAATCCGCTCGGCGTGGGACTGGAAATAGAAACCGGGGGCCACGTGTTCCATCTCAACTTTACCAACTCCAGCGCCATCCAGGAGAGCCAGTTTCTCCCCGAAACCACCACCTCGTGGCTGCAGGGGCAGTTCCGCTGGGGTTTCAATATTTCCCGTAGATTTACGTTATTCGGGAAAAAGGATTGGAAAAAATAAGATGCCGTATAAGGGTTGATTCAGGGCTGGCCCGCATTGCCGCAAAGGTGATGCGGGTAAAGGGAGTGGCCATGGTACTGGGACGCACCATTCATCTGCATGGGGCGTCCCGGTTAGAGTTCCTGTCCAATACTGCCTGGCTCCGGCACGAGGCCTGCCATGTGAAACAGTACAGGGAATACGGCATGATAGGTTTCCTGGCCCGGTATCTTTACCAGTGTGCCCGGCGGGGGTATTACGACAATCCGCTGGAAGTGGCCGCCAGAAAGGCGGAAGCAGACCCGGGCATCCTTGAGGGGATAGAAATTATTTAAAAAATCGTTAAAGTGTTGCGGGAAATATAATTTTTACCCCCACTGGCTTTATTTTTCTTATTTTTACGTCAAAGGTTGATTTTATGGTTAAGAAGGTAACAGAGGGAATCACTATCAGCGTGGAAACATTCTACCAGCCGGATTATTCTAATCCTATTGGAAGCGAATTCATGTTTGCTTACCGTATCACCATTGAAAACAACAATACTTTCCCCATCAAATTGCTGCGCCGCCATTGGTATATTATCGATTCCAACGGGACCCACCGCGAAGTGGAGGGTGAAGGCGTTGTAGGCGTACAGCCGTTACTGGCCCCCGGCGAGACTTATCAATACGTCTCGGGGTCCAACCTCCGCACTGAAATAGGAAAGATGTACGGTACCTACCAGATGGAAAACCAGCTGGATAAGAAAATCTTCGAAGTGAGGATTCCTGAATTCCAGATGGTTGTTCCTTTCAAGCTCAACTAAATCAATTACGAATTACGAATTACGAATTACGAATTGAGGGCTGTTTTATAGGCGACTACTAAGTCCCCTTTCCAAAAAACAGCCCTCAATTCGTAATTCGTAATTGATTCAGGGTCTGTACTTAGACGCCTTAAATATTTCCAGCAGATTTCTCGACTCCATTAGTTGCTGAACGCTTACGTCAGCATGTTTTTCCATGTATTTGTTCACGATTTCGTAGCCCACGAAGTAGCCGATTTTTCCGGGAGACCCTTCCGGCATGCCCTGGGTAGCCGGTGCATCGTTCATGAAAAGGTTGATCTGCTGCCAGTCTGTTGTATATAACAGGTTGTTCTGTACAAAAAACTGCCAGATCATTTTTTCATTGTCACGGCACCATTGCAACTGCTCTTTCGTGTAGCCGAGACGGATAGAATCGGGCGTATGAGGAAGTACTTTGGACAGGAAATACTGTTGTTTGCCGGCCTCGATCATCTGTTCCAGCAGGCCGCCGCCACTACGGGGCGCGGGATACAGCTGCTGCTGCAGCACCTGCATACAGTTGGTGGTAATATACTCCGGCGCAAAACGGCGGATCATATAATCAGGGTAGTCCGGGATCTGGGCATATGGCGGGAAATCGGCTCCCATATACATGTCCAGGCCTATTCCCAAAATGGAGTCGATCGTAATGGCACCATAATTGGCGATACCGGAGGTAAAAGTAACTATTTTGGGCGCCCGGAAAGCGGGGATGTAGTACCTGGTATAACGAAATGCCTGCTCCAGCTCTTTTTGAAGGGCACCGGTATTAGCATACTTTTGGGACACCGCCGTTTCCAGTTGCCGGAAATCGCGGTTGGCAAGGAAAAGCCGCAACTGATGCTGTATTTCCTTACTGCTGTCTGCAAAAGCGCCGAAGTTCATGATCTCCGAGATATAAACCGGCATGAAAAGCGGATAAGACTGATGCAGGCGGGTGAGGCCCGGTTGTATATTATTGGTATCGATAGTGAACAGCGCCGAGTCGAACCGGTGGATACTAACGTTCATGGGTATATGACTTACATCCGGCGCTTTGGGACCGGTATTGCAGGCATAGAGAAACAGCGCCGTGAGGCAGCCGGTCAGCAGGGAGTATGTAGGGGTGTTTCGCATTGGGTAAAATTACGAATTACGAATTACGAATTACGAATTACGAATTACAAATTGGTAATTTGTTTTCAGGCAGGCTGTTAAGGAACCTTTCCAAACGGCAGCCCTCAATTCGTAATTCGTAATTCGTAATTCGTAATTTTGATTCATATGAAAAGGTTTTTTTTGCTACTATTAACATTAGGGATAGCTACTGCGGGGATGGCACAGAGCGGGTATGGTGATTTCACCCGCAAGGTACGGCTGGGGTTTAAGTTAGATCCGATGATCTCGATCCTGAAACCGCAGGAATCGGGCGTAAACCGCAACAGCGCCAAAGCGGGCCTGAGTTTCGGGCTCATGGCCGACTTCAGCCTGAATGAAGCCGGTAACTATGCCCTGGCATCAGGATTCAACGTAGTGCTCGGTGGCAGTAAGCTGAAATATGACGCGGACAAGGGGCTGAACGATTTTAAAGCCAATCCCTCGGAGTATAATATGAAACTCACCTATATTGAGATACCGGTGGCGCTGAAGCTGCGGACCACGTCGTCGGATAATCTCAATTTCTGGGGACAGTTCGGTACTTTTTTCGCGTTCCCGGTCAGCGGAAGGGCGGATGTCATCTCCCTGAATGAAACCCATGACAGGGTAAACATACTGCCCCAAATGAACCGCATCAATATCGGCATGCTCATCGGCGCCGGCGTGGAATATCCCCTGGGCGAAACGCTGACCGGTATCGTCGGCCTTACCTACCAGAACGGTTTCGTGGACGTGACGCGGAACGGCAAATGGAATGATGGTAAAGTAAATATGAATAGCTTTGCGCTGCGGCTGGGCGTATATTTTTAGTAACAGCCAATCTAAACTTTTTTCAAGGGTATGAAAATTATACTGGCACAACAGAATTATCATATAGGTAACTTCGAACACAATACGCAGAAGATCATCGAGGGCATAGCCGCAGCCAAAGCGCAGGGCGCAGACCTGGTGGTGTTTTCCGAACTGTGCATCTGTGGTTATCCTCCGCGTGACTTTCTCGAATTTGAAGATTTTATCCGGCAGTGTTATCACGCCATCGACGTGATCAAAGCCCATACACAGGAGATCGCTGTGCTGGTAGGCTGCCCGGCCCGTAACCCCCAGCGGGAAGGCAAGGACCTGTTCAACGCCGCCTGGTTCCTCCATGAAGGCGAAGTAAAGCAGGTGGTACATAAGACCCTGCTTCCCACTTACGACGTTTTTGATGAATACCGTTACTTCGAGCCCTCCTATGAATGGAACATCATTCCGTTTAAAGGAAAGAAACTGGCGGTGACCATCTGCGAAGACATCTGGAACCTGGGCGATAACCCGCTGTACCGCGTGTGCCCTATGGATATGCTGATGGGACAGGAGCCGGACGTGATGATCAACCTCTCCGCTTCTCCGTTCGACTATGACCACGATGAAGACCGTAAAGAGATCATCCGCGCCAACGTGCTTAAATACCGGCTGCCCATGTATTACTGCAATACCGTGGGCTCCCAGACAGAGATCGTGTTCGACGGCGGTTCCCTCATTTACGACGCTGCCGGTAATATAGCGAAAGTGCTGCCCTACTTCGAAGAGGCCATAGGCGGCATGGACCTGGAAGACCTGGTGTCCAAAGGGGAAGCGCCTGCTGAAATGGTCGCTTTCACACCGCTCACGGAACTGGTGTACGATCATAACATTAACCGGATATACGATGCGCTGGTGATGGGTATCCGCGATTATTTCGGTAAGATGGGCTTCAAAAAGGCCATCCTGGGCTCTTCCGGCGGTATCGACAGCGCAGTCACCCTCGCTATTGCCTGCGATGCGCTGGGCAGTGAGAACGTACGCGCTGTGCTGATGCCTTCTCCCTATTCTACCGAACACTCTGTAGATGATGCTGTGGCGCTGTCCAAAAACCTGGACAACCCTTACGACATTATCCGCATCAACGATATTTACGAGAGCTTCCTTGCCACGCTGGAACCGTATTTCAAGGGCCTGCCCTTCAATGTGGCAGAAGAAAATACCCAGTCCCGTATCCGCGGTAACCTGCTGATGGGGCTCTCCAATAAGTTCGGGTACATCCTGCTGAATACCTCCAATAAAAGTGAACTGTCTACCGGCTACGGTACGCTTTACGGCGATATGGCCGGCGGACTGTCCGTACTGGGCGACGTGTACAAAATGCAGGTATACGCCCTCGCACGGTATATCAACCGGGACAAAGAGATCATTCCGGTAAACATCATTGACAAAGCCCCTTCCGCAGAGCTGCGCCCTAATCAAAAGGACAGCGACAGCCTGCCGGACTACGCTGTGCTGGACAAACTGCTGTACCAGTACATCGAACGCCGTCAGGGACCTAAAGAAATTATTGCTCAGGGATTTGACTCCGCATTGGTTTCGCGGGCCTTAAAAATGGTCAACACCAATGAATACAAAAGGAATCAATTCTGCCCTATCATCCGCGTATCGTCCAAGGCCTTTGGTGTGGGCCGCAGGATACCGATAGTAGGTAAATATCTCAGCTAAATGCTATTTTTCTATCTTTGAGCAAATTTTTTAATAATACAACATGTTACAAGTACCGT encodes:
- a CDS encoding IscS subfamily cysteine desulfurase → MLDLPVYLDNNATTPCDPRVLETMLPYFSVMFGNAASRSHAFGWAAEAAADQAREQVARLIGAQPQEIVFTSGATEAVNLAIKGVFETYTAKGNHIITCQTEHKAVLDTCKHLEKKGAVVTYLPVNSDGLPDTAALEAAITPQTILLAFMYANNETGVIHPVQTIGAIAKKHGVIYLCDASQAVGKIPVNVLSDHIDLLTLSAHKMYGPKGVGALYVRRRDPRVKLTAQMDGGGHERGMRSGTLNVPGIVGLGKACEIAQQEMAADAKRLSLMRNRLQEALLQIEHAYVNGSVEHRLPHVMNISFKYIEGTTLLMGFNKTIALSSGSACTAASMEPSYVLKALGIGDDLAHASLRFALGRFTTDEQIDYAIRTVTGTVEQLRAESPLWEMYREGHLADSASWAHP
- the gldF gene encoding gliding motility-associated ABC transporter permease subunit GldF, whose product is MLAIFKKEINQFFSSVTGYVAIVLFLLANGLFLFVFPDTSLLDTGYANLDPLFDLAPLIYLLLIPAITMRCFADEFKTGTMELLSTKPLSWWQIVMGKFWGSLLIVGISLIPTVVYYIAVRQLSVNPQQLDNGGMLGAYTGLFLLGAVFTAIGLWASSLTANAMIAFLIAVFTCYIFYNGFDALSKIPAFSGGADYYLQMAGIRFHYTSVSRGVIDSRDIIYFISVIGLMLYLTKLSLQRKLWQNG
- the mce gene encoding methylmalonyl-CoA epimerase gives rise to the protein MLKVEHIGIAVASLDVSVPLFEKLLNTPCYKKEEVSSEQVLTAFFQQGETKIELLEATGPDSAIAKFLAKKGEGMHHIAFEVADIYAEMARLQQEGFVLLQETPKKGADNKLICFLHPKNTNGVLIEICQDIK
- the gldG gene encoding gliding motility-associated ABC transporter substrate-binding protein GldG yields the protein MAKRKKYIQQALVIILVLIGVNIAAAYFHGRWDLTAEKRYTLTGSTKQMLRQLNSPVDIEVFLKGDYPASFKQLAQSTQELLEEFREYGKQNIRFTFINPGQGLSDSARMKFFGELTAQGIMPFNMKVQEDANDSYAEKLIFPGALVHYKGKTIGVNLLKNQGGQDPMQTMNNSEALLEYQFANAISKLQEEKKPLVGYMLGHGESLGAEVYDALTTLQAGYGLDTLTLQSVPLIPHDFDIILFAKPAAAFSDQDKLKIDQYVMNGGKVFWFLDETNASMDSLHQRSEFLAFDRGLNLEDLLFRYGVRINQDLVQDLQCDIVPLVVGNVGNRPQIQPVPFPYFPMLTPTGAHHIVKNMDMVLSRFVSSLDTVKAEGVKKTILLTTSRSSRRVRIPAQVSWDIVKTKPNVREYRERNIPAAVLLEGHFTSLFRNRLDQATMAAIQQASGRPFRETADTVNTMIIVSDGDLIANAVSRKDGPLQMGINEFNPGFAFANKEFFLNCLEYLSGNSGIMESRNKELTLRLLDAEKVKKEKTKWQVICFLVPIGLVLLFAMVFQFVRQRKFAE
- a CDS encoding TerC/Alx family metal homeostasis membrane protein, yielding MTPIQWTYLIFSIVIVLALVFDLGLFSKKNTKTTLKTALWQSIFWVGLAILFFGFMWFEDGAEIAISFMSAYLMEKSLSMDNIFVFILIFSFFKVKEEHYSRVLLIGILMALVFRAIFISVGVVLIARFHWILYLFGAFLLYTGYKMFTAKADDEFKPEENMAYRFMNKYLRVTHEEAHGKFVVRKNNKVYLTTLSVVVMMLAVTDIIFALDSIPAVFAISQQPVVVYTSNIFAVLGLRSLFFLLRGAVDKFDYLPQGIAIVLIYIGLKMLADYFIHIPVYVSLLVIVFCLGGSIWYSLRHQKK
- a CDS encoding UDP-N-acetylmuramoyl-tripeptide--D-alanyl-D-alanine ligase; protein product: MLPVTIEQIYHIYLQHFSIQTDTRKLQPNDIFFALKGGNFNGNEFAAKALEMGAAFAVVDEAAYYTQPDKMALVDNALETLQALALWHRKQLNIPFLAITGTNGKTTTKELVNAALSAGFKTYATVGNLNNHIGVPLTILAIKPDVEIAVIEMGANHQKEIAGYCKIALPTHGIITNIGKAHLEGFGGEEGVRIAKGELYDYLRDNNGTVFVCNDYPYLLEMSKGIPHMVTYGSKEADYTGTPAADKALLGVQVNNNNIGFIQTKLTGAYNFPNVMAAVAVASHFKVPAEKIGPAIAAYTPSNNRSQVMQQGTNTIIMDAYNANPSSMKAAIDNFLGIEAPKKVLMLGAMMELGTDSIKEHEALVEQLQRHHWEAVVLVGGDFKKVNHPYIYLDNSAEAAKWLQQQQFQDTHILIKGSRSTGMEKVLA